One Rosa chinensis cultivar Old Blush chromosome 5, RchiOBHm-V2, whole genome shotgun sequence genomic region harbors:
- the LOC112166672 gene encoding disease resistance protein RPM1 isoform X3 produces the protein MALSVTDLLIGKLATILENEGTTIAGVRHEVDKIKEEFLSMKAFLVDAEANKPKTEGQKLWVARIRDLAYDVEDIIDEFMFHMYAKQTGGRLSRGLHKTIRAPCNLWFRHKIAKKLQKITDMIKAIPERNQRYVVGLVGGATTSEDIQNLVQNQAESSFFIMEDELVGIEGKKQILMGWLMDDEQHQTVISVVGMGGSGKTTLVAKTFTNELLKRNFDCYAWITVSQTYDVVHLFRSLIRELYKSRKENFPAILNAMSRIELLELLVNYLESKKYLVVLDDVWDVKVWRETKVSLQDRQLGSRVVLTTRNEEVASNSFGVESYVYRIQPLQQNEAWELFSRKAFSTKPQKTCPTELKSLACQLVEKCEGLPLGIVALGGLMSSKKSLDQWQQVCNNLNWYLHNNSSLDPVRNILLLSFNDFPSQLKHCFLYCSLFPEDYLFKRKRMTRLWIAEGFVENVKGVMPEEVADGYLRELCSRSMLQVADGFVSGEPLGRPKKFKMHDLMRELALSIAEKEKFGYVYDGREVMEEISTRRLSIHRMKGEIKSWRGMSKIRSLLVFDTVMSSLSFLNTLVSQFKLLRTLDLEDVQIDKLPGAVVYLFNLRYLNLKGTLIKELPESIRRLCNLQFLNIRDTKIESLPQGITRLLNLRNLIMFRYTRNLYFKVASGTKAPSNICKLQKLQSLLVIESEGDTCRLIGNMTQLKRIGLSNVKERDEIDLWVSIQKLTLLQSLGLMASNEEEILPVKVECPPLPHLRKLGLLGRLQNVIPWFSSLHSLTTLVLHWSRLEEDLLPQIEALLNLTRLSLCNAYVGEELRFCRGFVKLMRLELLNFASVKKITIENGVMPNLQYLCVDSFMELKTVPLGLEYLSTLQYLALKDVPMEVIRSIRKRGVDRSKVQHIPEIIHVFKQSSKLVHENLA, from the coding sequence ATGGCCTTGTCTGTTACGGACCTCTTAATTGGAAAACTTGCGACAATTCTTGAGAACGAAGGAACAACCATAGCAGGTGTTCGTCATGAAGTTGATAAGATTAAGGAGGAGTTTTTAAGCATGAAAGCTTTCCTAGTGGATGCGGAGGCCaacaaaccaaaaactgaaggaCAGAAATTGTGGGTCGCAAGAATCAGAGACTTAGCCTATGATGTTGAAGATATCATTGATGAATTCATGTTTCACATGTATGCGAAGCAAACTGGGGGTCGACTTTCAAGGGGGCTACACAAAACCATTCGCGCTCCATGTAATCTTTGGTTCAGGCATAAAATTGCAAAGAAGTTGCAGAAAATTACTGACATGATCAAAGCCATTCCAGAGAGGAATCAAAGATACGTTGTTGGCCTTGTAGGAGGAGCAACTACATCCGAAGATATTCAGAATTTGGTGCAGAACCAAGCGGAGTCTTCGTTTTTCATTATGGAAGACGAACTGGTTGGGATTGAAGGCAAGAAGCAGATACTAATGGGATGGCTAATGGATGACGAGCAACACCAAACTGTTATATCTGTGGTGGGCATGGGAGGTTCTGGAAAGACAACTCTAGTTGCCAAGACCTTCACCAATGAACTGCTAAAGAGAAATTTTGATTGTTATGCATGGATTACTGTTTCCCAAACTTATGATGTGGTACACTTGTTTCGAAGCTTGATAAGGGAACTCTACAaatcaaggaaggaaaatttCCCTGCAATTTTGAATGCCATGAGCCGCATAGAATTGCTAGAGTTACTAGTTAACTACTTGGAGTCCAAAAAATACCTAGTTGTTCTAGATGACGTGTGGGATGTAAAAGTATGGAGAGAAACAAAGGTATCACTTCAAGATAGACAACTTGGAAGTCGAGTCGTACTTACAACTCGAAATGAAGAAGTAGCATCCAACTCTTTTGGAGTTGAAAGCTATGTTTACCGTATTCAGCCCCTGCAACAGAATGAGGCTTGGGAACTCTTCAGCAGGAAAGCATTCTCAACTAAGCCACAAAAAACTTGTCCAACTGAGCTGAAGTCATTAGCTTGCCAACTTGTGGAGAAGTGTGAAGGCCTTCCTCTCGGCATTGTGGCTTTAGGTGGACTTATGTCTTCTAAGAAGTCGCTGGATCAATGGCAGCAAGTCTGCAACAACTTGAATTGGTATCTACATAACAATTCATCCCTAGACCCTGTGAGAAACATTTTGTTGCTGAGTTTCAATGATTTTCCATCTCAACTGAAGCATTGCTTCCTCTATTGTTCCCTTTTTCCAGAAGATTAtctatttaaaagaaaaaggatgacTAGATTGTGGATAGCGGAAGGATTTGTTGAAAATGTGAAAGGGGTCATGCCCGAAGAAGTTGCAGATGGCTATCTTCGAGAACTCTGTTCCCGTAGCATGTTACAAGTTGCAGACGGCTTTGTTTCAGGAGAACCTTTGGGAAGGCCGAAAAAATTTAAGATGCATGATCTGATGCGTGAGCTTGCTTTGTCGATAGCCGAAAAAGAAAAGTTTGGTTATGTATACGACGGGAGAGAAGTAATGGAAGAGATCTCAACCCGTCGCTTGTCAATTCACAGAATGAAAGGAGAAATTAAATCATGGCGGGGTATGTCAAAGATTCGTTCTCTTCTTGTATTTGACACCGTCATGTCCTCATTGTCCTTCTTAAATACACTGGTTTCTCAATTCAAATTGTTGAGGACTCTAGACTTGGAGGATGTCCAAATTGATAAACTGCCGGGTGCAGTTGTTTACTTGTTCAACTTGAGATATTTAAATTTGAAGGGCACTTTAATCAAGGAACTTCCAGAGTCCATAAGGCGTCTCTGCAACCTTCAATTTCTAAACATCAGGGATACTAAGATAGAGTCACTTCCACAAGGAATTACGAGGTTGCTGAACCTGCGGAATCTAATTATGTTTCGCTACACTAGGAACCTGTACTTCAAAGTTGCGAGTGGGACAAAAGCGCCATCAAATATTTGTAAGTTGCAGAAATTGCAAAGTTTATTAGTAATTGAATCGGAAGGGGACACTTGTAGACTTATCGGCAACATGACCCAACTTAAGAGGATCGGCTTATCGAATGTGAAAGAAAGAGATGAGATTGACCTTTGGGTCTCAATTCAAAAGTTGACTCTGCTTCAAAGTCTGGGATTAATGGCAAGTAATGAAGAGGAAATTCTTCCGGTGAAAGTAGAATGTCCACCTCTTCCACACCTTCGAAAGCTTGGATTGCTTGGCAGACTGCAAAACGTAATACCTTGGTTTTCTTCACTGCATAGCCTCACAACTCTGGTTCTGCATTGGTCAAGACTTGAAGAGGATTTACTACCTCAAATTGAAGCACTGCTCAATCTGACAAGGCTTAGTCTTTGTAATGCATATGTTGGAGAAGAGTTGCGTTTCTGCAGAGGCTTTGTAAAGCttatgaggttggagttgttGAATTTTGCCTCAGTGAAAAAGATAACTATAGAAAATGGGGTGATGCCAAATCTCCAGTACTTATGCGTTGACAGCTTCATGGAGTTGAAGACAGTGCCACTAGGCCTTGAATACCTTTCTACTCTACAATATTTGGCCCTGAAAGATGTTCCCATGGAAGTTATAAGGTCCATTCGGAAAAGAGGTGTGGATCGCTCTAAAGTACAACACATTCCTGAGATCATACATGTTTTCAAACAGTCATCCAAGTTGGTCCACGAAAACTTGGCCTAG